Proteins encoded in a region of the Streptomyces sp. NBC_01471 genome:
- a CDS encoding response regulator transcription factor, with product MASDRIFLYVQAMDPISAAGISAALSNRAEVRVVGVHQITPRTVGLIVVDTMDEEATGLVRSMRSKGLRHVVAVVSEMDDPGLMAAIESGVSGVVRRREATPDQLVQVVTSVHRGAGVVPPDLLGRLLKRVSQVEERKPTSRAPGATGLTEREEEVLKLVAEGLDTREIATRLAYSERTVKNVLHDITHRFHLRNRSHAVAYTIREGLI from the coding sequence GTGGCTTCAGACCGGATTTTCCTTTACGTGCAGGCGATGGACCCCATTTCCGCCGCGGGCATTTCCGCCGCCCTCAGCAACCGGGCCGAAGTCCGGGTCGTCGGCGTGCACCAGATCACGCCGCGGACCGTCGGCCTCATCGTCGTCGACACGATGGACGAGGAAGCGACGGGGCTGGTGCGCAGCATGCGCAGCAAGGGCTTGCGGCACGTCGTGGCCGTCGTGTCGGAGATGGACGACCCGGGACTGATGGCGGCCATCGAGTCAGGTGTGAGCGGTGTGGTGCGGCGACGGGAGGCCACGCCCGACCAGCTCGTACAGGTGGTCACATCCGTCCACCGCGGCGCCGGTGTCGTCCCACCGGACCTCCTCGGCCGCCTGCTGAAGAGGGTCTCGCAAGTGGAGGAGCGCAAGCCGACGTCACGCGCGCCGGGGGCAACCGGACTGACCGAGCGGGAGGAAGAGGTCCTCAAGCTGGTGGCTGAGGGTCTCGATACACGCGAGATAGCCACGCGCCTTGCCTACTCGGAAAGAACAGTGAAGAACGTCCTGCATGACATCACGCACCGCTTTCACCTGCGCAACCGCTCCCACGCCGTGGCCTACACCATCCGGGAGGGGCTCATCTGA
- a CDS encoding ATP-binding protein, whose protein sequence is MPHPRRTSHFALPVSHASAREARCLAREALSKWGFDASEPVVDTTLVILTELVTNSVLHAAQVSARVGVSLALSRGRLTVAVHDDHPHCPRPKTETADEHGRGLRIVHELAAEMGGHVHLRPDRGRQGKTVVVVLGPGSARPGPRRGDTPGPAAGPGTVRRLVRYLRRALAAALADRRRRRRKWLSSLVAQPF, encoded by the coding sequence ATGCCCCACCCACGCCGCACATCCCATTTCGCCCTTCCGGTCAGCCATGCGTCCGCACGGGAAGCACGGTGTCTGGCTCGTGAGGCGCTGAGCAAGTGGGGCTTCGACGCCAGTGAACCGGTCGTGGACACCACCCTTGTGATCCTCACCGAACTGGTCACCAACAGCGTCCTGCACGCAGCCCAGGTCTCCGCGCGCGTGGGGGTCTCGCTGGCTCTGTCGCGGGGCCGCCTCACGGTGGCGGTGCACGACGACCATCCGCACTGCCCCCGGCCGAAGACGGAGACCGCGGACGAACACGGCCGGGGTCTGCGCATCGTCCATGAGCTGGCCGCGGAGATGGGAGGACACGTGCACCTGCGTCCCGATCGGGGACGGCAGGGCAAGACCGTGGTCGTGGTGCTGGGCCCCGGCAGCGCACGGCCCGGACCCCGGCGAGGGGACACCCCGGGCCCGGCGGCGGGACCCGGGACGGTGCGGCGTCTGGTCAGGTATCTGCGCCGGGCCCTGGCGGCGGCCCTTGCGGATAGGCGTCGTAGACGCCGGAAATGGCTGTCCTCGCTGGTGGCACAGCCATTTTGA
- a CDS encoding ABC transporter permease: MRATLRWAHADLRSHRGEALFIVLATAGIVSSLVLAMALFGYATNPWQRIFNQSHGAHVWIHTGRSADAGQLAKLGGVESVAGPYRTASATVESRGARAAVELRGVVAQPRVARPLLSSGRWLDPARPDGVVLEADLARALWAGPGDTLVVPGTPHTFTVLGVADSAEPHFSAGERPGLIWALPSALQHVGGPSGQVIGLRLTHPGDTDYTAQRAVTTLGTGAVTQVSNWQQARGEAQGDNRLLGQVLGLFGLGALGAAALAVHGAIGTRIRGHLRDIAVLKAIGFTPGQVVRIFLVQHVAFASLGALLATTFVQTLGRRIPGPPGEAVRVWQGLPGHTAALVAVPVAVVLFIGATTGVAAWRAGRVPPVPVLRAAAPAGERLSRPARMALGLRLPPALVLGWHRAFPRRPRSVATVVRLALPLTLIVVALSAWTTIERFHSRPEQVGLATTLTARADRSLNSTGAAALLARDPQVTAVYPGTEVAALVPGQTATIALRGLGTRHAPYPFALAEGRAARGPDEAVAGQGLLDLLDVRVGDWVRMTVGGRPQILHIVGRSIELENAGRVISTSLDTLRENDPTVRPTLYALRLRHGADPDRVREQLAADGRGHLDVRTASNPADSFSPLRGAVIGLIVVLALIGLIDVLTVIGGTLREGQRDLLALRAVGLSPRQITAMTVTATACTVLAAVLVGLALGMPLARWLIDCQGRSSGIGAGIARGPSLTVLALFVTAAVLGAAALAVVPASRSARRRLADTLSGTA, from the coding sequence ATGCGGGCGACCCTGCGCTGGGCGCACGCCGACTTGCGCTCACACCGCGGCGAAGCGCTCTTCATCGTGCTGGCTACCGCGGGCATCGTCTCCTCGCTGGTGCTGGCCATGGCGCTGTTCGGATACGCCACCAACCCCTGGCAACGGATCTTCAACCAGTCGCACGGCGCGCACGTCTGGATTCACACCGGCCGGTCCGCCGACGCCGGGCAGTTGGCGAAGCTGGGCGGGGTCGAGTCCGTGGCCGGCCCGTACCGCACCGCTTCTGCCACTGTCGAGTCACGCGGCGCGCGCGCCGCGGTGGAGCTGCGCGGGGTGGTGGCCCAGCCCCGCGTGGCACGGCCGCTGCTGTCCTCCGGTCGCTGGCTCGACCCCGCCAGGCCCGACGGGGTGGTCCTGGAGGCTGACCTGGCCCGTGCCCTGTGGGCGGGGCCCGGCGACACCCTGGTCGTGCCCGGCACCCCACATACCTTCACGGTGCTGGGTGTCGCGGACAGCGCGGAACCCCATTTCAGCGCGGGTGAACGGCCCGGCCTCATATGGGCCCTGCCGTCCGCGCTGCAGCATGTCGGCGGCCCCTCGGGTCAGGTCATCGGCCTGCGGCTGACTCACCCGGGCGACACGGACTACACGGCCCAGCGCGCCGTCACGACACTGGGCACCGGCGCGGTCACCCAGGTCTCGAACTGGCAGCAGGCACGCGGCGAGGCCCAGGGGGACAACCGGCTGCTGGGGCAGGTGCTGGGGCTGTTCGGCCTCGGCGCGCTCGGCGCCGCGGCGCTCGCCGTCCACGGCGCGATCGGCACCCGCATCCGCGGTCATCTGCGCGACATCGCCGTGCTCAAGGCGATCGGCTTCACGCCCGGCCAGGTGGTGCGCATCTTCCTGGTTCAGCACGTGGCGTTCGCCTCGCTCGGCGCGCTGCTCGCCACAACATTTGTACAAACCCTGGGCAGACGGATCCCGGGGCCACCCGGCGAGGCCGTCAGGGTCTGGCAGGGGCTGCCGGGGCACACCGCCGCGCTGGTGGCGGTACCGGTGGCTGTGGTGCTCTTCATCGGTGCGACGACCGGCGTCGCGGCATGGCGGGCCGGGCGGGTCCCACCCGTACCCGTACTGCGGGCGGCGGCGCCCGCGGGCGAGCGGCTGTCGAGGCCGGCCCGCATGGCGCTGGGACTGCGGCTCCCGCCGGCGCTGGTGCTGGGCTGGCACCGGGCCTTCCCGCGCCGGCCGCGATCGGTCGCCACGGTCGTCCGGCTCGCCCTGCCGCTGACTCTGATCGTGGTCGCGCTGAGTGCGTGGACCACCATCGAGCGCTTTCACAGCAGGCCTGAACAGGTCGGTCTCGCGACCACGCTCACCGCACGCGCCGACCGGAGCCTGAACAGTACGGGGGCGGCGGCCCTCCTGGCCCGCGATCCGCAGGTCACCGCGGTCTATCCGGGGACCGAGGTGGCGGCCCTGGTCCCGGGGCAGACGGCGACGATCGCACTGCGCGGACTCGGGACGCGCCATGCCCCCTACCCGTTCGCGCTGGCCGAGGGCCGGGCCGCGCGGGGCCCCGACGAGGCGGTGGCCGGTCAGGGACTGCTCGACCTTCTGGATGTCCGGGTCGGGGACTGGGTGCGGATGACCGTCGGAGGGCGCCCGCAGATCCTGCACATCGTCGGCCGCAGCATCGAACTGGAGAACGCGGGGCGGGTCATATCCACCTCGCTCGACACGCTGCGCGAGAACGACCCCACGGTCCGGCCGACTCTGTACGCGCTCCGGCTCCGGCACGGCGCCGACCCGGACCGGGTGAGGGAACAACTCGCCGCGGACGGGCGCGGGCACCTCGACGTCCGTACGGCAAGTAATCCGGCCGATAGTTTCTCCCCACTGCGCGGAGCTGTGATCGGACTGATCGTGGTGCTCGCTCTCATCGGGCTGATCGACGTACTGACCGTGATCGGCGGCACGCTCCGCGAGGGGCAGCGCGACCTTCTCGCGCTCAGGGCCGTAGGGCTGTCACCGCGTCAGATCACGGCGATGACCGTCACGGCCACCGCTTGCACGGTGCTGGCCGCGGTCCTTGTCGGCCTGGCGCTGGGCATGCCGCTGGCAAGGTGGCTGATCGACTGCCAGGGGAGATCGAGCGGTATCGGTGCCGGTATCGCCCGCGGGCCGTCCCTCACCGTGCTCGCGCTGTTCGTGACGGCAGCAGTCCTCGGCGCCGCCGCGCTCGCCGTCGTACCCGCGTCCCGGTCGGCTCGCCGGCGGCTCGCGGACACGCTGAGCGGGACGGCCTGA
- a CDS encoding AAA family ATPase: MTAPRNQPAHGGLDFGAAFTGRQNELRELRAAVERARTGAASIVLVQGAPGTGKTTLVHHFLAELGEFMVLTTAATPSARPAAFDCLSRLLRPVTVPAQGLPGPGPRYGPAGGDPSAFGPRSLWRLLDSPSADPLFLFVDDAHWADGPTLRSLAEAVREGGRLCVVLAARRSRTWDAETQQALQSVHPVSLGELSEGDAASLVGSVLGEAADHALTRRLLLRSGRHPLYLRGLLAGHDTARPAEGSWPARLPATVVQRQLRGVPAASTEALEALAVLGGSASVPTLGAVLGAPDCAAALDPLAHEEFIARTFTPVPTVTIRHAAFRDALYDAIPSARRRSLHLAAAAAVDWRHGLAHKMAAAETVDAQLVTDLLELVAHELREGRVLYAARMLLSAARLSGTDDHLSDHLLYGAVRALFWAGADTEISQYANAVATRRPCPWRDEALGLAEFAAGRLTSARRLLDRAQQSLRTRHAAQHAVVLTELAMVQALLGQGEAAHRHAEQALGSCAPDGTTTSCAPAAAARDDDCAHAHGRAPDIVVPPGTDRAARALSAFGAALWRGPAAGLALLAALPEDADEISEEDLPGLTVRGFLRLADGNLPTATTDLTMAVVRSRPGGPRLLGVSASLHLAMCHLLNGDWERATRGIESALDDEQARSCDTAALWSLRSVIEAFRGDETAAETCLARAHELAQQLDFAGPQYHTAMARSMNARARGDHRGVVAALQVLAAHADHSERVRVVAACWLPFLAESLIVCGLADFARAAMSDLRAAHVESNLLLTVADGWLHGRLAEAAGDGETAVLRYTEAIDALRPGRDIPLLRGLLQSGCGRASAALGRADIAAGHFASAEEIFTRLGARAFLAENRAQRQASAPAPVHGPGQERLTGREREVTRLVGLGHTNKEIADELMLSAKTIEYHLRSVFGKLGVHNRKELRRHVQAGGV; this comes from the coding sequence ATGACAGCACCAAGGAATCAACCTGCCCACGGCGGCCTCGACTTCGGGGCAGCGTTCACAGGCCGCCAGAACGAACTGCGCGAGCTCCGGGCGGCGGTCGAACGCGCCCGTACGGGAGCGGCTTCCATCGTTCTGGTCCAGGGCGCGCCCGGCACGGGAAAGACCACCCTGGTTCACCACTTCCTGGCGGAGTTGGGTGAGTTCATGGTTCTCACTACCGCGGCGACACCCTCCGCGCGCCCCGCCGCGTTCGACTGCCTCTCCCGGCTGCTCCGCCCGGTCACGGTCCCGGCACAGGGCCTCCCCGGGCCCGGGCCACGGTACGGCCCTGCGGGCGGGGACCCCTCCGCCTTCGGGCCCCGCTCGCTGTGGCGGCTCCTGGACTCACCGTCGGCGGACCCCCTCTTCCTGTTCGTGGACGACGCCCACTGGGCCGACGGCCCCACCCTGCGGTCCCTGGCCGAGGCCGTACGCGAGGGCGGGCGGCTATGCGTCGTGCTGGCGGCGCGACGCTCACGGACCTGGGACGCGGAGACCCAGCAGGCTCTGCAGTCCGTACACCCGGTCAGCCTGGGCGAACTGAGCGAGGGCGATGCGGCCTCCCTCGTGGGCAGCGTCCTCGGCGAGGCGGCCGACCACGCCCTCACCCGGCGCCTCCTGCTGCGGTCGGGCCGTCACCCGCTGTACCTCAGGGGGCTGCTCGCCGGCCATGACACGGCGCGACCCGCTGAGGGCTCCTGGCCTGCGCGCCTGCCCGCGACCGTGGTGCAGCGTCAACTCAGAGGTGTCCCCGCGGCCAGCACCGAGGCGCTGGAAGCACTGGCCGTACTGGGCGGATCGGCGTCCGTACCGACGCTCGGCGCCGTGCTCGGCGCCCCAGACTGCGCCGCCGCCCTGGACCCGCTGGCACACGAGGAGTTCATCGCCCGGACCTTCACCCCTGTTCCCACGGTGACGATCAGGCACGCCGCGTTCCGCGATGCCCTGTACGACGCCATCCCCTCCGCACGCCGCCGCAGCCTGCACCTGGCGGCCGCGGCGGCCGTCGACTGGCGGCACGGCCTGGCCCACAAGATGGCGGCGGCCGAGACGGTGGACGCCCAGCTGGTGACCGACCTCCTGGAACTCGTCGCCCACGAACTCCGCGAAGGACGCGTGCTGTACGCCGCCCGGATGCTGTTGTCGGCGGCTCGACTCTCGGGCACGGACGACCACCTCTCCGACCACCTCCTCTACGGAGCGGTCCGCGCCCTGTTCTGGGCCGGCGCCGACACGGAGATCAGTCAGTACGCGAACGCCGTGGCCACCCGGCGCCCGTGCCCATGGCGTGACGAGGCCCTGGGGCTTGCCGAGTTCGCCGCGGGCCGGCTCACCTCGGCCCGACGGCTCCTGGACCGGGCGCAACAGTCCCTGCGCACCCGCCATGCCGCCCAGCACGCGGTGGTACTCACCGAACTGGCCATGGTGCAGGCGCTGTTGGGGCAAGGTGAGGCGGCCCACCGACACGCCGAACAGGCCCTGGGCTCCTGCGCCCCGGACGGGACGACGACCTCGTGCGCCCCGGCTGCCGCAGCCCGGGACGACGACTGCGCCCACGCGCACGGCAGGGCGCCGGACATCGTCGTACCGCCGGGCACGGACCGGGCTGCGCGCGCCCTGTCCGCGTTCGGGGCGGCGCTGTGGCGCGGCCCCGCAGCCGGACTCGCTCTGCTGGCCGCACTCCCCGAGGACGCAGACGAGATCAGCGAGGAGGATCTGCCGGGGCTCACCGTCCGGGGTTTCCTGCGGCTCGCGGACGGCAACCTTCCGACCGCGACGACCGATCTCACGATGGCGGTGGTGCGCAGCCGGCCCGGCGGGCCCCGGCTCCTCGGTGTCAGCGCCTCACTGCACCTGGCCATGTGCCATCTGCTGAACGGCGACTGGGAGCGGGCGACACGGGGAATCGAGTCAGCGCTCGACGACGAACAGGCTCGCAGCTGCGACACGGCAGCGCTGTGGTCCCTGCGTTCCGTCATCGAGGCGTTCCGGGGCGACGAGACAGCTGCCGAGACCTGTCTGGCCCGGGCTCACGAGCTGGCGCAGCAGCTGGATTTCGCAGGCCCTCAGTACCACACGGCCATGGCACGTTCCATGAACGCGCGGGCACGGGGTGACCACCGCGGTGTGGTGGCCGCTCTCCAGGTCCTGGCCGCACACGCCGACCACTCCGAACGGGTGCGCGTGGTCGCCGCCTGCTGGCTTCCCTTTCTGGCCGAGTCGCTCATCGTGTGCGGCCTCGCCGACTTCGCACGCGCCGCCATGAGTGACCTGCGAGCCGCGCACGTCGAGTCGAACCTGCTCCTGACCGTCGCCGACGGATGGCTGCACGGCCGCCTCGCGGAGGCCGCCGGCGACGGCGAAACCGCCGTCCTCCGGTACACGGAGGCGATAGATGCCCTCCGGCCCGGCCGGGACATCCCGCTGCTGCGCGGCCTGCTGCAGTCCGGGTGCGGACGGGCGTCTGCCGCGCTGGGCCGAGCGGACATCGCAGCCGGACACTTCGCCTCAGCCGAGGAGATCTTCACCAGGCTCGGCGCGCGGGCCTTCCTGGCCGAGAACCGGGCCCAGCGGCAGGCCTCGGCACCTGCCCCGGTCCATGGTCCGGGGCAGGAACGGCTGACCGGGCGCGAACGCGAGGTGACACGGCTGGTGGGGCTCGGTCATACCAACAAGGAGATCGCCGATGAGCTGATGCTCAGCGCGAAGACGATCGAGTACCACCTGCGGAGCGTCTTCGGGAAGCTGGGGGTGCACAACCGCAAGGAGCTGCGTCGTCACGTCCAGGCGGGCGGCGTCTGA
- a CDS encoding ricin-type beta-trefoil lectin domain protein, producing the protein MKVALVPPRRAWRVAAVALLLSAPTLWSAPQSASADSRSYPLLYDAGPANNCYSMLVEYPPDGNTAPAPQGQDLSGCTADSKDYTFNTDTPHAAWDQGIWGWNTSSWGSTPGYSFQQTPTGSGSPKTVTMANHATGDCGLHETNVSYTYSGTQLRPGPDNEPLTMDKGAVNVSYDANVQQSGGFQCPEHRAIVTTDFILEDPWNTSASPDVISVVHFDPGTFQPVKDDGVQWSTMNPATKTCEGGCRVMVHSSLQMPDSSTSTTRISDDFSSLFQQYQAYINPSGLPASDFKLRGVQVVSSNVGTDTTTSLSNVDAHLVPGPALHGPLTYGLQGSGGSAMCLDDYNNAQQSPATVDIWDCNGGDSQDWTLGWDGTVQVHGLCLDAAGAGTANGTPVGLYTCNGGQNQQWVLGRNDQLYNPDSGRCLEINGTATANGSKPELYDCWGGQNEKWRTTA; encoded by the coding sequence ATGAAAGTCGCCCTCGTTCCGCCCCGCAGGGCCTGGCGCGTCGCGGCAGTCGCCCTGCTTCTGAGCGCACCGACCCTGTGGTCGGCGCCGCAGTCCGCATCGGCCGATTCCCGCTCGTACCCCCTGCTGTACGACGCCGGCCCGGCGAACAACTGCTACTCCATGCTGGTCGAATACCCGCCGGACGGGAACACCGCCCCTGCCCCGCAGGGCCAGGACCTGTCCGGGTGCACCGCCGACTCGAAGGACTACACCTTCAACACCGATACACCGCATGCCGCCTGGGACCAGGGCATCTGGGGCTGGAACACGTCCAGTTGGGGCAGCACGCCGGGCTACTCGTTCCAGCAGACGCCCACAGGCAGCGGCAGTCCGAAGACGGTCACCATGGCGAACCACGCCACCGGCGACTGCGGCCTCCACGAGACCAACGTCAGCTACACCTACTCGGGTACCCAGCTACGGCCGGGACCTGACAATGAGCCCCTCACCATGGACAAGGGGGCAGTGAACGTCTCGTACGACGCGAACGTCCAGCAGAGCGGCGGATTCCAGTGCCCCGAGCACCGGGCGATCGTCACCACGGACTTCATCCTTGAGGACCCCTGGAACACCAGCGCCTCCCCGGACGTCATCTCCGTCGTCCATTTCGATCCCGGCACGTTCCAGCCGGTCAAGGACGACGGAGTCCAGTGGAGCACCATGAATCCCGCGACGAAGACGTGCGAGGGCGGCTGCCGGGTCATGGTGCACAGTTCCCTCCAGATGCCCGACTCCTCCACGAGCACGACCCGGATCAGTGACGACTTCAGCTCGCTCTTCCAGCAGTACCAGGCCTACATCAATCCATCGGGCCTGCCGGCGTCCGACTTCAAGCTGCGGGGCGTGCAGGTCGTCAGCAGTAACGTGGGAACCGACACCACGACCTCACTGAGCAATGTCGACGCGCACCTCGTACCGGGGCCGGCGCTCCATGGGCCCCTGACGTACGGCCTTCAGGGGAGCGGCGGCTCGGCCATGTGCCTGGACGACTACAACAACGCTCAGCAGTCTCCTGCCACCGTCGACATATGGGACTGCAACGGAGGCGACTCGCAGGACTGGACGCTGGGGTGGGACGGCACCGTCCAGGTGCACGGTCTGTGCCTCGACGCAGCCGGCGCCGGTACCGCCAACGGCACCCCCGTCGGCCTCTACACCTGCAACGGCGGACAGAACCAGCAGTGGGTCCTGGGCCGGAACGATCAGCTCTACAACCCGGATTCGGGGCGGTGCCTGGAGATCAACGGGACCGCAACCGCCAACGGCAGCAAACCGGAACTCTACGACTGCTGGGGCGGCCAGAACGAGAAGTGGCGGACCACCGCATAA
- a CDS encoding AAA family ATPase produces the protein MAAVHAPTGRAEQLRRMSDLAEMAARGTRQVVFLSGPAGIGKTTLVEALTSGLSGYRQVAVEGAPGERLIEFAAANRLLQTLRAGAGGGRTQQKIPGDSTVLTAGGALIEAVDDFKADQPLVLLVEDAHHVDTGSLRAFGFMLLRMPEERVLTVVNTEHVHQSRKDMGFVRDRPGTTHIELTGLTRAETRDVLAAMSPVPVSASRLAVVHRWSAGNPLYLRALVHAATTGGLLPENPAHGPVPPSLTQIVQDWSTSFPSDSTCALQALAVLGAPADLPVLQRLTGSSTVTDAVEPLIREGAARWLAVGSGHERIALIHAGQGDALYAGIPAAQRKRLHRRAADVLAPPEHWRHRIAAAESYDAELAQQLRAEVGTELSQGDSSLAAQYLLGIAEVDPDGAARSTALLRAVRLLVVSGHYQLALTHAPRVLATAAGPERSEVLGFLEVARGHDAGAAEYLRMARRGYGSDEESAGRTSAELASVQGSLGIGRQAVQAAQYAIAHSSDPSVVGQAQSVIAFASALLSGPAEALRTLSHLRENPTEVSVHDLGSLACRGILRGLSGQLHGALGDLTVVSRRKTPGVARRNDFGAVIHAVAARMLLGELTEAHRMLSLALDEAQTMGRETDFAVLHSISASLAALQGRWSTAQEDLAEVRSIEAASDFSGPYFHLVQSASTVAFARQEWHAVVDPLARVLHEPAHRGRARIYAVWALPQLGVASARLGEADAAEDVAARLDQLESHSALTAVCTAWVRGNASAARHDHRAALRHLRDGLAVSSDGGEPALHRAMLRCDYGRLLIESGDANEAVRQLTQASAKLREMGAAPLEAQCGELLRRTDSTAGISGAQRLWVSLTDREQDVAKLVGQGWTNKEIARELYVTTKTVEYHLRHIYGKAGMENRRQVRDMVQMLR, from the coding sequence ATGGCCGCAGTGCATGCTCCGACAGGGCGCGCCGAACAGTTGCGCCGGATGTCCGACCTCGCTGAAATGGCCGCCCGTGGGACGCGACAGGTCGTTTTCCTCAGTGGGCCCGCCGGCATCGGCAAGACCACCCTCGTCGAGGCGCTGACATCAGGACTGTCCGGATACCGGCAGGTGGCTGTCGAGGGGGCGCCCGGGGAGCGGCTGATCGAGTTCGCCGCCGCCAACCGGCTGCTCCAGACCCTGCGCGCCGGGGCCGGGGGAGGGCGTACGCAGCAGAAGATCCCGGGCGACAGTACCGTGCTGACCGCCGGTGGTGCCCTGATCGAGGCAGTCGACGACTTCAAGGCCGATCAGCCGCTGGTTCTCCTCGTCGAGGACGCCCACCATGTGGACACCGGCTCGCTCCGGGCGTTCGGCTTCATGCTCCTGCGGATGCCCGAAGAGCGCGTACTCACGGTGGTGAACACCGAACACGTCCACCAGAGCCGCAAGGACATGGGCTTCGTGCGAGACCGCCCCGGCACCACACATATCGAGCTGACCGGCCTGACCAGGGCGGAGACCCGAGACGTCCTGGCAGCCATGAGCCCCGTCCCCGTCTCCGCCTCGCGGCTGGCGGTGGTGCACCGGTGGAGTGCCGGAAACCCGCTGTATCTGCGGGCTCTGGTGCATGCCGCCACTACGGGCGGGTTGCTGCCCGAGAACCCCGCGCACGGGCCGGTGCCCCCGTCCTTGACGCAGATCGTGCAGGACTGGTCCACGTCCTTCCCCTCGGACAGCACCTGCGCACTCCAGGCGCTGGCTGTCCTCGGGGCCCCGGCCGACCTGCCCGTACTGCAACGGCTGACCGGGTCGTCGACCGTCACCGACGCCGTCGAGCCCCTGATCAGGGAGGGCGCGGCCCGATGGCTGGCCGTCGGCAGCGGCCACGAGAGGATCGCGCTGATCCATGCGGGACAAGGGGACGCCCTGTACGCCGGTATCCCAGCCGCGCAGCGCAAGCGGCTCCACCGGCGCGCCGCCGACGTTCTCGCCCCGCCTGAACACTGGCGGCACCGGATCGCAGCCGCCGAGTCCTACGACGCCGAGCTTGCCCAGCAGCTCCGTGCAGAGGTGGGCACCGAGCTGAGTCAGGGAGACTCGTCACTCGCCGCCCAGTACCTTCTGGGCATCGCGGAGGTCGACCCGGACGGGGCGGCGCGCAGCACGGCGCTTCTGCGGGCGGTGCGACTGCTGGTGGTCAGCGGGCACTACCAGCTCGCCCTGACCCATGCCCCGCGGGTGCTGGCCACCGCGGCCGGCCCCGAGCGCAGCGAGGTGCTCGGCTTCCTCGAAGTGGCCCGCGGACACGACGCGGGAGCCGCCGAGTACCTGCGCATGGCCCGGCGCGGCTACGGCAGCGACGAAGAGAGCGCGGGCCGGACCTCGGCGGAACTGGCCTCCGTCCAGGGCTCCCTCGGAATCGGCCGGCAGGCAGTGCAGGCTGCCCAGTACGCCATTGCCCACAGCTCGGACCCGTCCGTGGTCGGGCAGGCGCAATCGGTGATCGCCTTCGCGAGCGCTCTGCTCAGCGGACCGGCCGAAGCCCTGCGCACGCTTTCCCACCTGCGGGAGAACCCGACCGAGGTCTCCGTGCACGACCTGGGTTCTCTGGCGTGCCGGGGCATCCTCCGCGGTCTGTCGGGTCAACTGCACGGTGCGCTGGGCGATCTCACCGTGGTCTCCCGGCGGAAGACGCCCGGCGTGGCCCGGCGCAACGACTTCGGCGCCGTCATCCACGCCGTCGCCGCTCGCATGCTGCTGGGGGAGCTGACAGAGGCCCACCGCATGCTGTCGCTGGCCCTCGACGAGGCACAAACGATGGGCAGGGAGACCGACTTCGCCGTGCTGCACAGCATCAGCGCCTCGCTCGCCGCGCTGCAAGGACGGTGGAGCACGGCGCAGGAGGATCTGGCCGAAGTCCGGTCCATTGAGGCGGCGTCGGACTTCAGCGGCCCGTACTTCCATCTGGTCCAGTCGGCCTCGACGGTGGCGTTCGCCCGCCAGGAATGGCATGCCGTGGTCGATCCGCTGGCCCGTGTGCTCCACGAGCCGGCCCACCGGGGACGCGCCCGGATCTACGCGGTCTGGGCCCTCCCACAGCTGGGAGTGGCCTCTGCCCGGCTGGGGGAGGCCGACGCCGCCGAGGACGTCGCGGCCAGGCTGGACCAGCTGGAGTCCCACAGCGCGCTCACGGCGGTCTGCACCGCCTGGGTGCGCGGGAACGCCAGTGCAGCGCGCCATGACCACCGTGCCGCGCTGCGCCATCTCCGCGACGGACTGGCCGTGAGCTCCGATGGCGGAGAACCCGCACTGCACCGGGCCATGCTCCGCTGCGACTACGGTCGCCTCCTGATCGAGAGCGGCGACGCCAACGAGGCGGTACGACAGCTGACACAGGCATCGGCCAAGCTGCGTGAGATGGGCGCCGCCCCGCTGGAGGCACAGTGCGGTGAACTGCTGCGCCGGACGGACAGCACGGCCGGCATATCCGGGGCGCAGCGCCTCTGGGTGAGCCTGACCGATCGGGAACAGGACGTCGCCAAACTCGTCGGCCAGGGCTGGACGAACAAGGAGATCGCCCGCGAGCTGTACGTGACGACGAAGACCGTCGAGTACCACCTGCGGCACATCTACGGGAAGGCAGGCATGGAAAACCGTCGACAGGTGCGGGACATGGTGCAGATGCTGCGCTGA